The Magnetospirillum sp. WYHS-4 genome includes the window GGAACCCGCGCTGAGCAGGCGGCGAATACGTATTGTGTCCCCCGATTTGAAACGCGTGTTGCTGCCAGACTGCTTGTCCGGCAACGCCCCGCACCGCTCCCGCAGCACATCCATGTATCGATTTAGAATTGCTGGATCTCCGCTGCGGTCAGGTAGCACCCCGGATCTTCGGCCCATGGGTCGCCGTAGAGGCGTTCGGCGCGCACGCGCGTGTTGCCGTTGCAGATGGCGAAGTGGGCGCAGCGGGCGCAACGCCCGCCCACCTGCCGGGGGCGGCGCTTCAGGCCGGCCATGATGGGGTCGGAGGTGTCGGTCCAGATTGCCGAGAAGGGCCGCTCGCGCACATTGCCGAGGATGCGGTGCCACCACATGGTGTCGGGGTGCACGTTGCCCAGGTTGTCGATGTTGGCGACGTTGATGCCGGTCGCGTTGCCGCCCCACTGCTCCAGCTTGCCCCGCATGTGTTCGGCCCGGTCGGGGAAATGCCTGCGCACCCAATGCAGCAGGTAGACGCCGTCGGCGTCGTTGTTGCCGGTGACGAATTCCTTCTCGTCGCCATTCTTTTGCAGGCGGCGGCAGGTCTCGAACAGCAGGTCCATGGCCTGGCGGGTGACGGCGTGGTAGGCGTCGTCGTCGCGGTTGGCGTTGCCGCGCCCGGCGTAATTCAGGTGCGACAGGTAGAACTTCTGCACCCCCTCGTCTTCCAGCAGCCTGAGGATGGCCGGCAGTTCGTGGGCGTTGTCCATGGTCATGGTGAAGCGGAGCCCCACCTTGATCCCCGCCTTGCGGCAAAGCCGGATACCCTTGAGCGCCGCGTCGTAGGCGCCGTCCAGCACCCGGAAGCGGTCGTTGGTGGCGCCGATG containing:
- the nirJ gene encoding heme d1 biosynthesis radical SAM protein NirJ, producing MFRLTHLLRELDEPTPVRPHRDPPGPVVVWNLLRRCNLGCKHCYAAASDKDFKGELTTPEIHAAMDDLRAFRVPVLILSGGEPLLHPDIFPISRRAREMGFYVALSSNGTLIDEGNIGDIAAIGYDYVGISLDGIGATNDRFRVLDGAYDAALKGIRLCRKAGIKVGLRFTMTMDNAHELPAILRLLEDEGVQKFYLSHLNYAGRGNANRDDDAYHAVTRQAMDLLFETCRRLQKNGDEKEFVTGNNDADGVYLLHWVRRHFPDRAEHMRGKLEQWGGNATGINVANIDNLGNVHPDTMWWHRILGNVRERPFSAIWTDTSDPIMAGLKRRPRQVGGRCARCAHFAICNGNTRVRAERLYGDPWAEDPGCYLTAAEIQQF